In Paenibacillus protaetiae, the genomic stretch TGAAACGGTATTCCATATTTGGAGCTGTCCGTCATTCGCCTGGATCCCGTAATATAGCGTATTGTCCGCGGTAACCGGGTTCGAAGGCTGCATATACAGCTCAACCTCATAACCTCCGGCTTCATGAACGACGAACCGGTATTCCAAATACGGTGCATCTTCGCCTGCTGTAAAATACCGGTTCGTCGGAAACACCTTCATAGCCGATAAGGTTCTGCCATACCCTTGGATCGCTTGGAAACCGGCTGACGGCTGTGCGGCTCCCGCTTCTGTATGCATGGCATCCTGTTTGGCAAAATAGTGCTCGGCTTCAATCGCTATATAGCCGTCGACGTCCACATAAGTGTTCGCCGGCCAGCCGTGAAGCTCCGGCAGCTTGGCGTCTACGATAATCGTGCAGACTCCGCTCGGCAGCTTCACAGCGATGCCGGCTTCGGTCTCCTGCCCCATCAGGCTGCGGTCGATTCGTACCGTAATTGTATCTGCCGCTTTGCTGGTGCCGTTCAGCACGCCTTGATAAGCCGAGCAGGTTAACCATGGCGTTTCGCAGATGATTTCATACGGCGCCTCCAAATCGCTGATGCTGTAGATGGTGAAGGAGGCCGCCGTTACATCCGGCTGCCTGAAATTCATACGAAGCTGATTCACATGCCAGCCGCTTCCTTCCGAATGCTGGCCGGTGCCGTCTATGGAGACGCTTAATCTCGGTTTGCCGGCAGGCATCGCATGCATGAGAACCGGGTATTTGCATTCGTCCTCGTTCCACCTGGTAAAGCCGATATGTTCGGACAAGCCCATGCCATACCATCTTCCGTTGTCGATCGCGTGGTATTCCTCCACCAGCTCCCGGTCCCGCTTCATGCAGGCCTGAATTTGCTCCGCAAGCCAGTTCGCTTCCATCCGGTTCAACCGGGCAGCATAATGGTTTTTGCCGGTCAGCAGCTGCATCCTGTGCACGTTCAAGTTGCCCATCGCCGGATAATACACCAACGAGAAGAAGCCCGGCAGCGTCTCTTCATCAAACCGCGCATACAGCTCGTTCGCAAGGTCCATCAGCTGCCCGATCTCCGCAAGCAGCCTGTCGGCCTCCCGGTAATGAACCGGATGGTACACATCTGCATTCATCGCCTCCGGTTTGCGGTTATGGGCGATTTTCGTATAACCGTTGATGAGACGGTGGATGTTCGCCACATCTTGCGCTTCGCATGCGGCACCAAACTGACGCTCGACCCATAAGCGGGTGTATTCGTCCGTTTGATTTATTGCGCCCGTTCCCCAGCGGTCAAAATCATAAGCCAAGTCCAGAAAATATGCTAAAGGGAATTCCTGCGTGCCGATGTCCCCTACGTTAACGATCCACAAATCGCGGACGCCAAAATCATACGCCATGCTCATTTGCTCCCATACCTTCGGCAAATAAGTGCTGTTCACCCATTCATAGGAGATCGGCCCGCCATGATAGTCAAAGTGGTAATACATCCCGTAGCCGCCCTTATGAGAACGCATCTCCTCGGTAGGCAGCGTCCGCAAATTGCCGAAGTTATCGTCGCAGAGCATCAGAATAACGTTCTCCAGATCCTCCGAGCCGATTAACCCCGGTGTCTGTTCATCTCCGTAAAAGAAAGGCTCCACTTCTTTATATAACGCCAGCATCCGCGGCACCTGCTCCAGGTCGGGACTCACATGCTCGCGGATCAACCGGTTTTGTGTCCGCAATACGTCCCGAAGCAGATTGATATTGTCGGCAAAAGTCGCTTCCTTCCCCATAATCGCCGTATCGGCTTCGCCGCGCATCCCGACGGTGATCACGTTCTCAAACTTGCCGCTTCGCTTCAAGCCGTCCGCCCAAAACCGGGTGATGCCTTCTTCATTCGTCCGGAAGTTCCAGGCATCGCCGTAGATCGAATCTTTGCCCCGCAAATACTTGTATTCTTCGCCTTGGCGCAGGCACGGTTCATGGTGGGAAGCTCCCATGACGACGCCGTATTCGTCCGCCAGCTCCGAGTTGGCAAGCCCCGGGCCGTCGTCGTGGAAACGGGCCGACCACATGGCGGGCCACAAATAGTTTCCTTTCAGCCGAAGCAGCAGTTCAAAGACATGATCGTACGCCTGCGCATTAAATCCGCCAAAACGCTGATGGCACCATGTTCCGAAAGCCGGCCACTCATCATTAATAAAAAATCCTCTGTAACGGACCGACGGCTCTTTCGATACATGCTTATAATCCGCGTCTAACCTAAATTCCTCTTGCTTCCGCGGCTTAATGCCGTTCCAGTCCACATACGGCGACACGCCTAACAGCTCGGACAGATGGAACAATCCGTAGATCGTGCCTCGTTTATCGCTTCCGGCAATAACAAGCCTTTTGCCTGTTTGCTCCCCAGCGGCATCAATAACCTGGAAGGCATACACTTCGTTTTTGCCTCTAATTTCATTAAGGTCAACCAAACCCTGTTCCGACAGCCTCTCCAGCACCGGGCTCCGGCCGATGGTGCCGTAAATAACCGCGCTGGAAGCGAGTTCGGCATAATCCTCCGCCGATCCTGGCCGAACGCCAAATACGGACTCGATATCTTTCAAGACCTTATCTGCAATTTTGTGTACGCCGCTGTATGCTTCCTTTTCCCGATAGAAGAAAGCGCCTTCTTTCAAGGTTTTGGGATTAATGATAAAGTTCATGCCTTCCTCCTTCTATTCGCCGCGCCAATGTATTTTGCGCATCCAATCTATCGTATCGTGATTGCGCACATATTTCATATCAATTTTGAGGCATGAATCAACGATTTATTGCTATAAAGCAGCAAGCCCGCC encodes the following:
- a CDS encoding glycosyl hydrolase 115 family protein, with translation MNFIINPKTLKEGAFFYREKEAYSGVHKIADKVLKDIESVFGVRPGSAEDYAELASSAVIYGTIGRSPVLERLSEQGLVDLNEIRGKNEVYAFQVIDAAGEQTGKRLVIAGSDKRGTIYGLFHLSELLGVSPYVDWNGIKPRKQEEFRLDADYKHVSKEPSVRYRGFFINDEWPAFGTWCHQRFGGFNAQAYDHVFELLLRLKGNYLWPAMWSARFHDDGPGLANSELADEYGVVMGASHHEPCLRQGEEYKYLRGKDSIYGDAWNFRTNEEGITRFWADGLKRSGKFENVITVGMRGEADTAIMGKEATFADNINLLRDVLRTQNRLIREHVSPDLEQVPRMLALYKEVEPFFYGDEQTPGLIGSEDLENVILMLCDDNFGNLRTLPTEEMRSHKGGYGMYYHFDYHGGPISYEWVNSTYLPKVWEQMSMAYDFGVRDLWIVNVGDIGTQEFPLAYFLDLAYDFDRWGTGAINQTDEYTRLWVERQFGAACEAQDVANIHRLINGYTKIAHNRKPEAMNADVYHPVHYREADRLLAEIGQLMDLANELYARFDEETLPGFFSLVYYPAMGNLNVHRMQLLTGKNHYAARLNRMEANWLAEQIQACMKRDRELVEEYHAIDNGRWYGMGLSEHIGFTRWNEDECKYPVLMHAMPAGKPRLSVSIDGTGQHSEGSGWHVNQLRMNFRQPDVTAASFTIYSISDLEAPYEIICETPWLTCSAYQGVLNGTSKAADTITVRIDRSLMGQETEAGIAVKLPSGVCTIIVDAKLPELHGWPANTYVDVDGYIAIEAEHYFAKQDAMHTEAGAAQPSAGFQAIQGYGRTLSAMKVFPTNRYFTAGEDAPYLEYRFVVHEAGGYEVELYMQPSNPVTADNTLYYGIQANDGQLQIWNTVSRGKKITDSNAEWAAGVLDNIRRHSSIVDCRSGLNTLKIFAVSPGFVLEKLIISPAGKKPPVSYLGPPETYYIGENNQ